The window CCCGGCCCCCGTAAAATCGTTCCCACTGTGACTGACTCGCTGAACACCCCCCAGGCTCCCGCCCCCGGCGAGCTGCCCCGGCACGAGCCCGGCGTGTCCCTGCGGCACACCCGGGCCAAGGGGGAGCCGCGTTTCCCCGACGGGCCCAGGGCCGATCCGGCCGGCTCGCACTTCGAGCGGCGGATCCGCAGCTTCCAGCCACGCCGGAGCCGGGTGACCGCGGGCCAGGCGGACGCGTTGCAGCGGCTGTGGTCCACCTGGGGGCTGGACATCGACGGGCAGCGGGTGATCGACCTCGCAGAGCTGTTCGGGAACGCCCGCCCGGTGGTGCTGGAGATCGGCTTCGGAATGGGCGAGGCCACCGCCCGGATGGCGGCCGCGGACCCGGACACCAACATCCTCGCCGTCGACGTGCACACGCCGGGCCAGGGCAACCTGCTGAGCCTCGCCGACCGGCACGGACTCGGCAACGTCCGCGTCGGCAACGGCGACGCCATCATCCTGCTGCGCGAGATGCTCACCCCCGACAGCCTCGGCGGGCTGCGCGTCTACTTCCCCGACCCCTGGCCGAAGAAGCGGCACCACAAGCGGCGGCTGATCCAGCCGGAGTTCCTGACGCTGGCCGCCACCCGGCTCAGGCCCGGGGCGCTCGTGCACTGCGCGACGGACTGGGAGCCGTACGCCCAGCAGATGCTCGACGTGCTGACCGCGCACCCGGACTTCGAGAACACCCGGCCCGACGGCGGTTTCGCGCCACGTCCGGGCTTCCGTCCGCTGACCCGTTTCGAGGGCCAGGGACTGGAGAAGGGTCACGTGGTGAACGATCTGCTGTTCCGCCGCGTACCCCGGCCGGAAGACCAGCAGCCGCAGTGACCTCGTGAGGGCCGATGCCGTGGACACCTGCCCCCCGTACCCGACACCTCCCGGCGGCGCCCCCGGCGGCCCGTCCCGCCACGCGCACTGGTGGCAGCGGCGATGGGTCAGGTACGGCGCCCTCGTCACCCTGCTCGCCCTCTCCGGGCTCGTCATCCTCGCCCTGGTGCGCCGGCAGACCGGCACCGAGGGGTTCCTCGTCGGGCTCGGGCTCGCGGTGCTGCCCGTACCGCTGCTGACGGCCGCCTTCCGCTGGCTGGACCGGGTCGAGCCGAGCCCCTGGCGGAACCTGGTGTTCGCGTTCGCCTGGGGCGCCTGCGCGGCGGCCCTGATCGCGATCGTCGCGAACAGTTTCGCCACGCACTGGATAGCCACGGCGACGGCCGACGCCGACGGCGCCGACACCCTGGGCGCGACGGTGATAGCGCCGGTCGTGGAGGAGTCCGCGAAGGCCGCCGCCGTCCTGCTGGTCTTCCTCTTCCGCAGACGCGACTTCACCGGCATCGTCGACGGGGTCGTCATCGCCGGCGTGACCGCGACCGGCTTCGCGTTCACCGAGAACATCCTCTACCTCGGCAACGCCTTCGGCACCGACCAGCTGACCGGCGACCGTGGCATCGCCTCCGTCACGGCGGCGACCTTCTTCGTCCGCGTCATCATGTCGCCGTTCGCGCACCCGATGTTCACCGTGCTCACCGGCATCGGCTTCGGCATCGCCGCCATGTCCGGGGACCGCCGCCGCGTGCGGCGCCTGCTGCCGCCGCCGGCCGGGCTGCTGCTCGCGATGGGCATGCACGCCCTGTGGAACGGCTCGACGACCTTCGGCGAGTACGGCTTCTTCGCGGTCTACGCCGCCATCATGGTGCCCGCCTTCGCGCTGCTGACCTGGCTGGTCGTGTGGACCCGGCAGCGCGAGCTGAGGACCGTGCGCGAGGAACTGCCCGCGTACACGGCCGCAGGATGGCTCAACCCGGCCGAACCGTTCGCCCTGGCCTCCATGCGGGCGCGCCGGCTGGCCCGCGACCACGCGCGGCGCCACCTCGGCAGGCAGGCGGCGCGGACAGTCGCCCAGTACGAGGCGTACGCGACCTCGCTGGCGTTCCTCCGGCACCGCGGGCGCCTGGGCCGGGCCGGGGCCGACTTCACCGTACGGGAGCGGGAACTGCTGCACGAGCTGTGGCGCAGACGGGAGGTGGCGCAGCCCGCGCTGGACCACGCGGCCAGGATGACGGCGCCCATCGCCGCGCCACTCTGGCCGGGGTACGCGGTGCACGGGGTCCACGCGACGTACGGGGTGCACGGGGCCTACGGGGTACATCCGCGGCACCCGGGGTACGGGTCGTACGGGCCGGTGACCCCGTATCCCCACGGTCAGGCGGTGCCGTACCCCTCGTACAACCCGTACCGGACCCCGTCCTAGGGCCTCTCGTTTGGATCATGCCGGGCTCGCGGGCCCTGGCACCGCACCTCGCGGCGTTGTCGTCGGTTGGCAGGGCTCCGCCCTGCCGCCCTCCTCCGCCTTGCGACGCACGGCACCAGACCCCGCTCCCTGATCCGGCCTGATCCAAACGAAAGACCCTAGCGGCCCCCGGGGACGGGAGTCACGCCGACGCCCGCGTCAGCTTCCCGAGCTCCTCCTCCGTCAGCCGCAGCTCCGCGACCCCGAGCAGCGCCGGGAGCTGTTCCACCGTCCGCGCCGAGGCGATCGGGGCGGCCACCGTCGGCTGTGCGGCGAGCCAGGCCAGGGCCACCGTGGCGGCCTCGGCGTCATGGGCACGGGCGACCTCGTCCAGGGCCGTGAGGACCTTCTGGCCGCGCTCGGTCTCCAGGTGCTTGGCCGCACCCTGCGCCCGCGCGCTGTCCACCGTCGTACCGGGCCGGTACTTGCCGGTCAGGAAACCGGAGGCGAGCGCGAAGTAGGGGACGGCGGCCAGCCCCGACCGCTCGGCGACGCTCTGCAGAGCGCCTTCGTAGGTGTCGCGCGAGACCAGGTTGTAGTGCGGCTGGAGCGCCACGTACCGGGCCAGGCCCTCGCGCTCGGAGAAGTCCAGGGAGGCCTGGAGCCGCTCGGCGGAGATGTTGGAGGCGGCGATGTGCCGCACCTTGCCCGCCCTGACCAGCTCGTCGAGCGCGCCGACGATCTCCTCGACGGGGACTTCCGGCTTGTCGAAGTGCGTGTAGTACAGGTCGATGTGGTCCGTGCCCAGGCGCCTGAGGGAGGCGTCGGCCGCGGCCTTGATGTTGGCGGCGCCCAGCCCCTGGTAGTCGGGGTGCTGGCTGACCTTGGTGGCGATGACGACGTCGGAGCGGTTGCCTCGCTCCTCGACCCTCCCCCAAGCTCTCCGAGCAGGGGGGACCCCCATCCGATGATCGTCTCGGACTCGCCGCCCCTGGTTGCCGTCCACCCACGCGGAGTAGGAGTCGGCGGTGTCGACGAAGTTGCCTCCGGCCGCCGTGTAGGCGTCGAGGACGGCGAAGGACTGCTCCTGGTCGGCGGTCCAGCCGAAGACGTTGCCGCCGAGGGCGAGCGGGAAGACCTCCAGCTCGGACGAACCCAGTTTGCGTAGAGAAGTCATGCGTGTCATCAACAAACGTGCCGGAGCAGCCCATTCCGGACAGGCCGCATCCGGCCGCAAAGGTTGCGCAAACAGGCCCCACGGCTTCGTCGGCGGTGGGGCCGGTCCGTGTCCGTCAGGGGGTGAGACCCCTGTCGCGCAGCCACGCCGTCGGGTCGATCCCGGTGGACTGGCCGCCCGGGTGGACCTCCAGGTGGAGGTGGGGCCCGGTGACGTTGCCGGTGGCGCCCACACGGCCGATCACGTCGCCCGTGCTGACCTGCTGGCCGACGCTGACGCTGATCGAGGACT of the Streptomyces sp. NBC_01788 genome contains:
- the trmB gene encoding tRNA (guanosine(46)-N7)-methyltransferase TrmB — translated: MTDSLNTPQAPAPGELPRHEPGVSLRHTRAKGEPRFPDGPRADPAGSHFERRIRSFQPRRSRVTAGQADALQRLWSTWGLDIDGQRVIDLAELFGNARPVVLEIGFGMGEATARMAAADPDTNILAVDVHTPGQGNLLSLADRHGLGNVRVGNGDAIILLREMLTPDSLGGLRVYFPDPWPKKRHHKRRLIQPEFLTLAATRLRPGALVHCATDWEPYAQQMLDVLTAHPDFENTRPDGGFAPRPGFRPLTRFEGQGLEKGHVVNDLLFRRVPRPEDQQPQ
- a CDS encoding PrsW family intramembrane metalloprotease codes for the protein MDTCPPYPTPPGGAPGGPSRHAHWWQRRWVRYGALVTLLALSGLVILALVRRQTGTEGFLVGLGLAVLPVPLLTAAFRWLDRVEPSPWRNLVFAFAWGACAAALIAIVANSFATHWIATATADADGADTLGATVIAPVVEESAKAAAVLLVFLFRRRDFTGIVDGVVIAGVTATGFAFTENILYLGNAFGTDQLTGDRGIASVTAATFFVRVIMSPFAHPMFTVLTGIGFGIAAMSGDRRRVRRLLPPPAGLLLAMGMHALWNGSTTFGEYGFFAVYAAIMVPAFALLTWLVVWTRQRELRTVREELPAYTAAGWLNPAEPFALASMRARRLARDHARRHLGRQAARTVAQYEAYATSLAFLRHRGRLGRAGADFTVRERELLHELWRRREVAQPALDHAARMTAPIAAPLWPGYAVHGVHATYGVHGAYGVHPRHPGYGSYGPVTPYPHGQAVPYPSYNPYRTPS
- a CDS encoding aldo/keto reductase, with the translated sequence MTSLRKLGSSELEVFPLALGGNVFGWTADQEQSFAVLDAYTAAGGNFVDTADSYSAWVDGNQGRRVRDDHRMGVPPARRAWGRVEERGNRSDVVIATKVSQHPDYQGLGAANIKAAADASLRRLGTDHIDLYYTHFDKPEVPVEEIVGALDELVRAGKVRHIAASNISAERLQASLDFSEREGLARYVALQPHYNLVSRDTYEGALQSVAERSGLAAVPYFALASGFLTGKYRPGTTVDSARAQGAAKHLETERGQKVLTALDEVARAHDAEAATVALAWLAAQPTVAAPIASARTVEQLPALLGVAELRLTEEELGKLTRASA